From a single Lentisphaera profundi genomic region:
- the tnpB gene encoding IS66 family insertion sequence element accessory protein TnpB (TnpB, as the term is used for proteins encoded by IS66 family insertion elements, is considered an accessory protein, since TnpC, encoded by a neighboring gene, is a DDE family transposase.) has translation MLEYFKDRKLKLHPEPVNLRKGFNGLTALSNLENLFAGDVYLFINRRRNLLKGLYWDEGGFCIFNKQLERGTFSDMSEAKTELSFREFLLMIHCCKGAYFKIK, from the coding sequence ATGTTAGAATATTTTAAAGATCGTAAGTTAAAACTACATCCCGAACCCGTGAACCTCCGCAAAGGCTTCAATGGCTTAACCGCGTTAAGTAATCTGGAAAATCTCTTTGCAGGAGATGTCTACCTTTTCATAAATCGACGGCGTAATTTATTGAAAGGTCTCTACTGGGATGAAGGTGGTTTTTGTATTTTCAATAAACAGTTGGAGCGCGGAACTTTTAGCGACATGTCCGAAGCTAAAACTGAGCTTAGTTTTCGGGAATTTCTGCTAATGATCCACTGCTGTAAAGGGGCCTATTTTAAGATCAAATAG
- a CDS encoding aminopeptidase P family protein: protein MIPSSAQLRACAQNRKNLLANYEDEILIIPGNFLRQKNSDVHYLFRQDSDFNYLCAYPEADSILVLDTANQSFTLFVPPKDPLKELWDGPRHGIEGAKDLFEADQAYSHKDLAKQLPHLIGNRKVLYHLPHFLSPLLDELNILLETYSESMSKEGLRTQIHDLRIIKNDFDLDCMRKSAQVSSMAHKHLMQSASKYSNESQLDAEFRYFCAMNGQPDMAYPPIVAAGANATCLHYILNDQPYKDSDCILVDGGSSYLNYAADITRVFPAKGKFSPAAKELYQATLRVQKQVFAKINTESSLFELNSLTQELSCQELCDLGIIKASFEEAMEKKLFRTYVPHGVSHHLGLDVHDVSDSSFSYRNTGKVSQLKSGMVVTIEPGIYIPKNDQTVDPYWRGIGIRIEDDIHVLENSYENLTASCPKEIDEIEELQS, encoded by the coding sequence ATGATCCCTAGCTCAGCTCAACTTAGAGCTTGTGCTCAAAATAGAAAAAATCTCCTGGCAAATTATGAGGATGAAATCCTTATAATTCCAGGAAATTTTTTACGTCAAAAAAATTCAGATGTCCATTACTTATTTCGGCAGGACTCGGATTTTAATTATTTGTGCGCCTACCCTGAAGCAGATTCAATACTTGTTTTGGATACTGCTAATCAGAGCTTCACCCTCTTCGTCCCACCTAAAGACCCACTGAAAGAACTCTGGGATGGTCCACGCCATGGTATAGAAGGGGCAAAAGATCTATTTGAAGCTGACCAAGCCTATTCTCATAAGGACTTAGCAAAACAGCTTCCCCATTTAATTGGGAATCGGAAAGTCTTATATCACCTACCACATTTCCTTAGTCCTTTATTGGACGAACTCAATATTCTACTCGAAACTTATAGTGAATCCATGAGTAAGGAAGGGCTGAGAACTCAGATCCACGATTTGCGGATTATAAAAAATGACTTTGATTTAGATTGTATGAGAAAATCGGCTCAAGTTTCTTCAATGGCCCATAAGCACCTTATGCAATCAGCTTCAAAATACTCAAATGAAAGTCAATTAGACGCAGAGTTTCGCTATTTTTGTGCCATGAATGGTCAGCCCGACATGGCCTATCCGCCGATTGTTGCCGCCGGTGCCAATGCCACATGTCTACACTATATTTTAAATGATCAGCCTTACAAAGACTCGGATTGTATCCTTGTCGATGGCGGAAGTTCTTATTTGAACTATGCGGCTGATATCACTCGAGTATTCCCTGCCAAGGGAAAATTTAGCCCTGCAGCCAAAGAATTGTACCAAGCCACTTTACGGGTTCAGAAACAAGTATTCGCCAAGATTAATACCGAGAGTTCTTTATTTGAATTAAATTCTCTGACTCAAGAGCTTTCTTGCCAAGAACTTTGTGATTTGGGAATCATTAAAGCTTCATTTGAAGAAGCTATGGAGAAAAAACTTTTTAGAACATATGTGCCTCATGGCGTGAGCCATCATTTAGGCCTAGATGTACATGATGTAAGTGACTCCTCCTTCTCATACCGTAATACAGGAAAAGTCTCACAACTTAAAAGTGGTATGGTAGTGACTATTGAACCTGGTATTTATATACCTAAGAATGACCAAACAGTTGATCCCTATTGGCGGGGAATTGGAATTCGCATAGAGGATGATATTCACGTCCTCGAAAATTCATACGAGAATCTAACTGCGAGCTGCCCTAAAGAAATTGATGAAATAGAAGAACTACAAAGCTAA
- a CDS encoding response regulator, with translation MKKSILVVEDELVTQELIKHALINAGFDVKITSKGKEAIQIAENEHPNLILLDGMLDDIDGTEVCQALKKHISTSSIPIFMLSVRSDENHQLTGLELGADDYITKPFNPKILVAKINAAFRRAHLDHTDFSSDDVITHKGLVMNLADFSAKLDGTLLNLTPVEYKLLFFLCKHPGRVYSREAILEKIRGEDVIITERTVDVHILSIRRKVGEFASNIMTVRGIGYKVAEE, from the coding sequence ATGAAGAAGAGTATTTTAGTTGTTGAAGATGAGCTCGTAACTCAAGAGCTCATAAAGCACGCACTTATTAATGCTGGATTTGATGTAAAAATTACATCAAAGGGAAAAGAAGCCATTCAGATAGCGGAAAATGAACATCCGAATTTAATTCTTTTGGATGGCATGTTAGATGATATTGATGGAACAGAAGTTTGCCAAGCACTGAAAAAGCACATTTCGACGTCAAGTATCCCCATTTTTATGCTTTCTGTTCGTTCTGATGAAAACCATCAATTGACGGGATTGGAACTAGGTGCAGATGATTATATCACAAAGCCCTTTAATCCAAAGATTTTAGTAGCCAAAATCAATGCTGCTTTTCGTAGAGCCCATTTGGACCACACAGACTTTAGTAGTGATGATGTAATCACTCACAAAGGTCTAGTGATGAACTTAGCTGACTTTTCGGCAAAGCTCGATGGAACCCTACTTAATTTGACTCCAGTTGAATACAAATTACTTTTCTTTCTCTGTAAGCACCCTGGTCGCGTTTATTCACGTGAAGCCATTTTAGAAAAAATTCGAGGTGAAGACGTCATTATTACGGAAAGAACTGTCGATGTGCATATTCTCTCGATCAGAAGAAAAGTCGGTGAGTTTGCCTCTAATATTATGACTGTCCGAGGTATAGGCTATAAAGTAGCCGAGGAATAA
- a CDS encoding HAD-IIA family hydrolase, translating to MSRFGVLLDIDGVLCNPSGLMLGAAEFVDELVKKNIPFMCLSNNSLKKRSEMSQHLKDLGLAVKTEQIYTSAMATARFLAQQKKNARVYVLGSGGLLTALEKNNLMIVEDKPDYVIVGEGRDYSLEVVDQAIKFLNEGARLVTVNMDNQRSTAFGLRSGCCSIVKLLEDETNKKALNLGKPSPLMLRSARKLLGMRASFTVMIGDHMDNDIYGGIQLGYYSIMVMSGRASAEEMKNYSFMPDKVIGSLGELSVTELETIIDDKPIDEDYLITFG from the coding sequence ATGAGTCGCTTTGGAGTTCTTTTAGATATTGATGGAGTGCTCTGTAATCCATCGGGTTTAATGTTAGGAGCAGCTGAATTTGTTGATGAATTAGTAAAGAAAAATATCCCCTTCATGTGCCTAAGCAATAACTCATTAAAAAAACGAAGTGAAATGTCCCAGCATTTAAAAGATCTAGGTTTAGCAGTAAAAACTGAACAGATTTACACAAGTGCAATGGCCACTGCACGTTTTTTGGCACAACAGAAAAAGAATGCTCGAGTCTATGTGTTGGGAAGTGGAGGCTTATTGACGGCTTTAGAAAAAAATAATCTTATGATTGTAGAGGATAAGCCGGATTATGTAATTGTGGGTGAAGGACGAGACTACAGCTTAGAGGTTGTTGATCAAGCGATTAAATTTTTGAATGAAGGAGCTCGATTAGTTACGGTCAATATGGATAACCAGCGCTCTACAGCATTTGGTTTACGTAGTGGTTGCTGTTCTATCGTAAAACTACTTGAAGATGAGACTAATAAAAAAGCCTTAAATTTAGGAAAACCCAGTCCGCTGATGCTTAGGTCTGCTCGCAAGTTACTGGGGATGAGAGCCTCTTTTACAGTCATGATTGGAGATCACATGGATAATGATATTTATGGTGGGATTCAGCTCGGTTATTATAGTATCATGGTCATGAGCGGTAGAGCCTCTGCAGAAGAAATGAAAAATTACTCATTCATGCCAGATAAAGTTATTGGCAGCCTGGGTGAATTGTCAGTGACAGAGCTAGAAACTATTATAGATGACAAACCCATTGACGAAGACTACTTAATCACTTTTGGATAG
- the gcvH gene encoding glycine cleavage system protein GcvH, which yields MKYFSKDHEWVNLEGDIATIGISVHAAAELGDVTFVELPETDESVDAGAAVSVVESVKAASDIYAPVAGTIIEVNEILEDEPEIINEDAEVKGWIFKLSGVSQASVEKLMTAEQYAEFIK from the coding sequence ATGAAATATTTTTCTAAAGATCACGAATGGGTCAATCTCGAAGGCGACATCGCTACTATTGGTATTTCTGTACATGCAGCCGCCGAATTGGGCGATGTAACTTTTGTTGAATTGCCTGAGACAGATGAAAGTGTCGATGCAGGCGCAGCGGTAAGTGTAGTTGAATCTGTGAAAGCAGCTTCAGATATCTATGCACCTGTAGCCGGAACAATCATTGAAGTTAATGAAATTTTGGAAGACGAACCAGAAATTATTAATGAAGATGCCGAAGTTAAAGGATGGATCTTTAAACTGTCTGGTGTAAGTCAAGCTTCTGTAGAAAAACTTATGACTGCGGAACAATACGCAGAGTTTATTAAGTAA
- a CDS encoding thioredoxin domain-containing protein has translation MSFADNENQTKNRLGQESSPYLLQHQYNPVNWYPWGQEAFDTAKKLNKPIFLSIGYSTCHWCHVMEHESFEDAEVAKLMNEAFVCIKVDREERPDIDNVYMAVCQTLTGSGGWPLTIIMTPEKKPFFAGTYFPKKSQSGRIGILELIPKVSESWSSDRKKIEDSAESIVKHMQNTIGTSDQKSVLDKDVLQRSLNYFKKRYDPINGGFSTKPKFPSPHNLSLLLRLYKNTNDPEILKMLELTLRKMRMGGIYDQIGFGFHRYSTDEEWLLPHFEKMLYDQAMHIIAYTEAWENSKIEDFKLTAKEVIKYVARDMTSPKGAFYSAEDADSEGVEGKFYVWSKSEILSILGSISGERFCDFYKISSKGNFIDEASGHTSVNNIPHQNLRITEYAKANNTVIETLSLDLENSRKVLFRHRAKRIHPLKDDKILTDWNGLMIAALAKSARAFTDDRYTEMAQSAADYILDHVSDANGRLLKRSRLGKAGLPAHLDDYSFFVWGLLELYQTNFDPKYLAHAIRLNQMMIDLFYDNANGAFFITAKDGEPLIVRPKEIYDGAIPSGNSIAALNLQVISKLTAQTNLLNYSDSIFASFAKQVNKYPPGYSQLMTAWDFKTADSYEFVIVVKKDISEANEFLTLINSKFSPNKVVLVKKEHDPEMDKLAPYTKNMVMIDNKVSIYICQNYSCKQPMNSLSKVKEFLSSIQK, from the coding sequence ATGAGCTTTGCAGATAATGAAAATCAGACGAAAAATCGCCTCGGCCAAGAATCGAGTCCCTATCTTTTACAGCATCAATACAACCCTGTAAATTGGTATCCTTGGGGACAAGAAGCCTTCGATACTGCAAAAAAACTCAACAAACCCATCTTTTTGAGCATCGGTTATTCCACATGTCATTGGTGTCACGTTATGGAGCACGAATCCTTTGAAGATGCTGAAGTCGCAAAATTGATGAATGAAGCTTTCGTTTGTATAAAAGTCGATCGCGAAGAGCGACCCGATATAGATAATGTATATATGGCCGTATGCCAAACCTTAACTGGATCTGGTGGATGGCCACTCACGATAATCATGACACCTGAGAAAAAACCTTTTTTTGCAGGGACTTATTTCCCCAAGAAGAGTCAGTCTGGACGAATAGGAATACTAGAGCTCATACCTAAAGTTAGCGAATCGTGGAGTTCCGACCGTAAAAAAATAGAAGACTCGGCTGAGTCAATAGTAAAACATATGCAAAACACGATTGGTACCAGTGATCAGAAAAGTGTTTTAGATAAAGATGTTTTACAGAGATCTTTAAACTACTTCAAGAAGAGATATGACCCAATCAATGGAGGCTTTTCGACGAAACCCAAATTTCCCTCACCACATAATTTAAGCTTACTTTTACGTTTGTATAAAAACACGAATGATCCCGAAATCTTAAAAATGCTTGAACTGACATTAAGAAAAATGCGCATGGGAGGGATTTACGATCAAATAGGCTTTGGCTTCCACCGTTATTCCACAGATGAAGAATGGCTACTTCCCCACTTCGAAAAAATGCTCTATGACCAGGCCATGCATATTATTGCCTATACAGAAGCTTGGGAAAACTCTAAAATTGAAGATTTTAAATTAACTGCCAAAGAAGTGATCAAGTATGTCGCTCGTGACATGACTTCGCCTAAAGGCGCTTTCTATTCTGCCGAAGATGCTGATAGCGAAGGTGTGGAAGGTAAGTTTTATGTTTGGAGTAAAAGTGAAATATTATCTATTCTCGGAAGTATAAGCGGAGAGCGCTTTTGCGATTTCTATAAGATCAGCTCCAAAGGCAATTTCATTGACGAGGCTAGCGGCCATACTTCCGTAAATAATATACCTCACCAAAACTTGAGAATCACTGAATATGCAAAAGCCAATAATACAGTGATCGAAACTTTGAGCCTGGATTTAGAGAACTCGAGAAAGGTCTTATTTCGCCATCGTGCTAAGCGTATCCATCCTTTAAAAGATGATAAAATATTGACCGACTGGAATGGCCTCATGATTGCGGCCCTCGCAAAAAGCGCGCGTGCCTTTACAGATGATAGATATACTGAAATGGCACAATCTGCCGCCGATTATATCTTAGACCATGTAAGCGATGCTAATGGACGTTTACTCAAACGTTCTCGTCTAGGAAAAGCTGGCCTACCCGCTCACTTAGATGACTACAGTTTTTTTGTTTGGGGTTTATTAGAACTCTATCAAACTAACTTCGATCCAAAGTATCTTGCTCATGCTATTCGTCTCAACCAAATGATGATAGATTTATTTTACGATAATGCGAATGGCGCTTTTTTTATTACTGCAAAGGATGGTGAGCCACTTATCGTACGTCCTAAAGAGATCTACGACGGTGCCATTCCGTCGGGCAATTCAATTGCAGCCTTAAATCTCCAGGTAATCAGTAAATTGACTGCTCAGACGAATCTATTAAATTATTCAGATTCCATCTTTGCGAGCTTTGCAAAGCAAGTCAATAAATATCCTCCTGGCTATAGTCAATTAATGACTGCTTGGGACTTTAAAACTGCGGATAGCTATGAATTTGTTATAGTCGTCAAAAAGGATATTTCGGAAGCCAATGAATTTCTAACTTTGATCAATTCTAAGTTTTCACCTAATAAAGTTGTTCTCGTCAAAAAAGAACATGATCCAGAGATGGATAAATTAGCTCCCTACACAAAAAACATGGTAATGATCGATAATAAAGTGAGCATCTATATTTGCCAAAATTATAGCTGTAAACAACCTATGAACTCCTTGAGTAAAGTTAAAGAGTTTTTATCTTCTATCCAAAAGTGA
- the tnpC gene encoding IS66 family transposase translates to MTKTISDLTKKVVFLEEENTYLKAQLYGRKKETVVFDNSDTFPEWTEYLKDLGDSNSPERDEEPKVNTLKKKKKRKPFTHFNFPENAEREIKIIDLPEDEKVDPITGVELKLMGFDTSEKLVYVHGRYKVIETRVRKYNIPNKPKAGVISALVPSHPITGCRADVSLLSHILISKYADHLPLYRIEEQFKRDGLTIARQTLSNWVLQLGKTLQPLGDLLRDQILNSSRVFTDDSPVKLQTKGKGKLQEGRIWVYVGGDGPDPPLVWFEFTKDRSHSHTLDRMKDFQGVFHADAFAAYEKMDKLDGIDWQACWAHARRKFFDTPNPNEFCKQVLILMDKLFELEQDAWALGTSAKRQSFRNRKTKPFVEALLKTIQDHYYKACEPKGKLKTAMEYLLKRQEAFKAFLAYPDARIDNNVSERAIRPLTIGRKNWLFFGSEKGGQAAANIISLIQTCRKLGINPKEYLEDVLRRIIDHPKENLMELLPQNWKK, encoded by the coding sequence ATGACTAAAACTATCTCAGACCTCACCAAAAAAGTTGTGTTTTTAGAAGAGGAAAACACCTATCTAAAAGCCCAGCTGTATGGTCGTAAAAAAGAGACTGTAGTCTTTGATAACTCAGATACTTTTCCTGAGTGGACTGAATACCTTAAGGATCTGGGCGATTCAAATTCACCAGAAAGAGATGAAGAACCCAAAGTAAATACCCTAAAAAAGAAGAAGAAACGCAAGCCCTTTACGCATTTCAATTTCCCTGAGAATGCTGAACGCGAAATTAAAATCATTGATTTGCCCGAAGATGAAAAAGTTGATCCCATAACTGGTGTAGAACTGAAACTCATGGGATTCGATACATCAGAAAAACTTGTTTATGTTCATGGTCGTTACAAAGTCATAGAGACTCGTGTACGTAAATACAATATTCCAAATAAGCCCAAGGCAGGAGTTATCTCCGCTCTAGTTCCCAGCCATCCGATAACAGGCTGTCGTGCTGATGTGAGCTTGTTGTCACATATACTCATTTCAAAATATGCCGACCATTTACCTCTTTATCGTATCGAAGAGCAATTCAAACGAGATGGACTTACTATTGCGCGACAAACGCTTTCCAACTGGGTTCTCCAGTTAGGAAAAACTCTCCAACCTTTAGGTGATTTATTACGAGATCAAATTTTAAACTCATCAAGAGTTTTTACAGATGACAGCCCTGTTAAGCTTCAAACAAAAGGTAAAGGTAAGCTTCAAGAAGGTCGGATTTGGGTTTATGTCGGCGGCGATGGTCCAGACCCTCCTCTCGTTTGGTTCGAATTCACCAAAGACCGTTCACACTCCCATACATTAGATCGAATGAAAGACTTTCAAGGAGTTTTTCATGCCGATGCTTTTGCTGCGTATGAAAAAATGGATAAGCTTGATGGTATCGATTGGCAGGCTTGCTGGGCTCATGCCAGGCGTAAGTTTTTTGACACACCCAATCCAAACGAATTCTGTAAACAAGTGCTTATTTTGATGGATAAGCTCTTTGAACTCGAACAGGATGCTTGGGCGCTTGGTACTTCGGCAAAGCGACAGAGCTTTCGCAATAGGAAAACAAAGCCTTTTGTTGAAGCTCTATTAAAGACGATTCAAGATCATTACTACAAAGCATGTGAGCCCAAAGGCAAACTTAAAACGGCAATGGAGTACCTACTTAAACGGCAAGAAGCATTTAAAGCTTTTCTTGCTTATCCGGATGCTCGCATAGATAACAATGTGAGTGAACGCGCTATTCGTCCGCTTACTATTGGTAGAAAAAACTGGCTTTTCTTCGGCAGTGAAAAAGGCGGCCAAGCGGCTGCCAATATCATCTCCTTAATCCAGACTTGTCGTAAGCTGGGTATCAATCCAAAAGAATACTTAGAGGATGTGCTCAGGAGAATCATTGATCACCCAAAAGAAAATTTAATGGAACTCCTACCACAAAACTGGAAGAAATAG
- a CDS encoding Na/Pi cotransporter family protein, whose product MKKFLLLSTLLFSVTLSTFAQSEVNPSQVVQTEVKKLEDNTSKEINPKLESIESTEINDTKDLDVAKKAKLKQKYIKLDSKIIQKMIFSLLGGLGIFLLGMRFMSDGIQKVAGPSLKKCIKMVTNNRVLACVAGVFLTVLVQSSSVTTVMAVGFVNSGIMALQQAIGVILGANIGTTVTGWVIALKIGKWGLPILGIAAFTYLFNKKEKVKFISMAIMGVGMVFFGLELMKNGFKPMKELQEFEKAFSYFSASTYIGVLKCALVGCFLTVIVQSSSATLGITIALATTGVIPFETAAALVLGENIGTTITAFLASIGASVNAKRAAYFHIFFNLVGVFWITLIFSQYMDFITWFMGRFKDITDINASAIEIIDGKEVLTFPYMTAGIAMVHTIFNVANVLFFLPFTAVAANILNKIVKDKKVMGDKYLTNLDFQMYDSPFAAIEQSAHEIKKMEHKSDLMLIDLKNFIEGTGDSKKLSRNIFRVEDILDKVQTEVTDFLTDVMSQALNHDESEEAKRQLLLADEYESISDYIMTIVKHFKRLEDNDLSFNDMQKKEILELHEMISTFYKKIQNTEKNDQAIHSEASIRSEEITAEIRKYRSNHWERLSDERMDPLLSTTFTDVINSYRKIKTLILHVAETRAGIK is encoded by the coding sequence ATGAAAAAATTCTTACTTTTATCCACGCTACTCTTTAGCGTGACTCTCTCCACTTTTGCACAAAGCGAAGTTAATCCCTCACAAGTCGTTCAAACTGAAGTCAAAAAACTAGAAGATAACACTTCTAAAGAAATCAACCCAAAACTTGAATCTATAGAAAGCACTGAAATAAATGACACTAAAGATCTTGACGTAGCCAAAAAAGCGAAGCTTAAGCAAAAATATATTAAGCTCGACTCAAAAATCATTCAAAAAATGATCTTCTCTCTCTTAGGTGGCCTAGGTATCTTCTTATTAGGTATGCGCTTCATGTCTGATGGTATTCAGAAAGTCGCTGGACCTTCCCTCAAAAAATGTATCAAAATGGTAACAAACAATAGAGTCCTTGCATGTGTAGCGGGTGTTTTCCTTACCGTACTCGTTCAATCATCTTCAGTAACAACGGTAATGGCTGTTGGCTTTGTCAATTCGGGGATCATGGCCTTGCAGCAAGCTATTGGTGTTATTTTAGGGGCCAATATTGGAACAACTGTTACTGGTTGGGTTATTGCTCTCAAAATCGGTAAATGGGGACTGCCTATTCTCGGTATAGCTGCATTTACCTACCTCTTTAATAAGAAAGAAAAAGTTAAATTCATCTCTATGGCAATCATGGGTGTTGGTATGGTTTTCTTCGGCCTTGAGCTTATGAAGAATGGCTTCAAACCAATGAAAGAATTACAAGAATTTGAAAAAGCTTTCTCTTATTTTAGTGCCAGTACTTATATTGGAGTACTCAAATGTGCTCTGGTGGGTTGTTTCCTCACGGTCATAGTTCAATCCTCTTCTGCTACTCTCGGTATTACAATTGCGCTGGCCACGACGGGTGTTATTCCTTTCGAAACTGCAGCTGCACTGGTTCTTGGTGAAAATATTGGTACGACTATTACAGCTTTCCTTGCTTCCATTGGAGCCAGTGTGAATGCAAAAAGAGCCGCCTACTTCCATATCTTCTTTAACTTAGTCGGTGTATTTTGGATCACTTTAATCTTCTCACAATACATGGATTTCATTACTTGGTTCATGGGTCGCTTTAAAGATATTACTGATATCAATGCTTCTGCAATTGAAATTATCGATGGTAAAGAAGTTTTAACTTTCCCCTACATGACTGCCGGTATTGCTATGGTTCACACCATTTTTAATGTCGCCAACGTATTGTTCTTCTTACCTTTCACGGCAGTTGCTGCTAATATATTGAACAAAATTGTCAAAGACAAAAAGGTTATGGGAGATAAGTACCTCACAAACCTCGACTTCCAGATGTATGATTCTCCCTTCGCCGCTATTGAACAAAGTGCGCACGAAATAAAGAAAATGGAACACAAATCTGATCTTATGCTCATTGACCTCAAAAACTTCATAGAAGGTACTGGAGATAGTAAAAAACTTAGTCGTAATATTTTCCGTGTTGAGGATATCTTAGATAAAGTTCAAACAGAAGTGACTGACTTCCTTACTGATGTCATGAGCCAAGCTCTTAATCATGATGAATCAGAAGAAGCCAAGAGACAACTTCTTCTCGCCGATGAGTATGAGTCTATTTCAGATTATATCATGACTATTGTTAAACATTTCAAGCGTCTCGAAGATAATGATTTATCTTTCAACGATATGCAAAAGAAAGAGATTCTTGAACTTCATGAAATGATTTCTACCTTCTATAAAAAGATCCAAAATACAGAGAAGAATGATCAAGCCATCCACTCTGAAGCCTCAATTCGATCAGAAGAGATTACTGCAGAGATTCGCAAGTACCGTTCTAATCACTGGGAGCGCCTCTCTGACGAGCGTATGGATCCATTGCTCAGCACAACCTTCACTGATGTGATTAATTCATATAGAAAAATCAAAACTCTTATTCTCCACGTTGCAGAAACTCGTGCGGGTATAAAGTAA